From the Paucidesulfovibrio longus DSM 6739 genome, the window GCCTGGAAAGCGACGGCGAAACCTGGATGGTCACGATCAAGGCCGAGGATTTCTGCCTCAGCGGACTGAAAACTCCCAAAATCGAAACCAGCCACGGCAAGGACGACGAAGATCCCGACGGTGCGTTCCTGGAAAAGATTTTTCTCATCGAAAATTGCCTGGAAATGCTCGATGCGGCCTTTGCTCGCTTTTTGTCCATCCGGCTCAGCAAGGACTGGCCCGATGAAATCAAGGGACTTTCCGGCTGGGTCGCAGGAAGATAACCATGAGCGGCTCATTCTGCATCGCCTGCTTCGGCGACAGCCTGACCGAGGGATTCGGCCTGCGCGCCAGCCAGGCCCTGCCCAGCGTGCTCGAAAGCCTGCTCCGGGATCGCGGGTTTGATGTCCGCTGCCACAACTTCGGCGTTTCCGGAGACACCGCGGGCGATGGCCTCCAGCGGCTCAAAAAGGTGCTCCAGGCCAAACCCGATCTCTGCATCGTGGCTTTCGGGGCCAACGACTTCTTCCTCGGCCTGGAACCCGGCCAGACCGATGACGACCTTGCGGCCATTCTGGAAGGACTCGCCGCCTGCAAGATTCCGGCGCTGCTGGCCGGGGTGCGCTGCCTGGCCGAGTTCGGCGAAGAATACAAGCGCGAGTTCGACATGATCTTTCCGCACCTGGCGGAAC encodes:
- a CDS encoding SH2 domain-containing protein: MDLQLVERENRIIGQEFLTWLWFYSETTGGNFTTSGGKGFGITVEQRISVQGGEGENLATATVSSPLGELTEAFSGLRIGKKVNKAQLRLESDGETWMVTIKAEDFCLSGLKTPKIETSHGKDDEDPDGAFLEKIFLIENCLEMLDAAFARFLSIRLSKDWPDEIKGLSGWVAGR
- a CDS encoding GDSL-type esterase/lipase family protein codes for the protein MSGSFCIACFGDSLTEGFGLRASQALPSVLESLLRDRGFDVRCHNFGVSGDTAGDGLQRLKKVLQAKPDLCIVAFGANDFFLGLEPGQTDDDLAAILEGLAACKIPALLAGVRCLAEFGEEYKREFDMIFPHLAERFGVALLPDLLSLYLRDPMKVLIDQIHPNEQGVRSMAEALAPLVEAELAKRR